A window from Gopherus flavomarginatus isolate rGopFla2 chromosome 4, rGopFla2.mat.asm, whole genome shotgun sequence encodes these proteins:
- the AARS2 gene encoding alanine--tRNA ligase, mitochondrial, whose protein sequence is MAAAAVGHMRGLLRLPPGWRCGSCRARSAAACPPAGQVRQAFLRFFQEQHGHRLVPSAPVRPRGDPGLLFVNAGMNQFKPILLGTAHPRSELAQYQRVVNSQKCVRAGGKHNDLDDVGRDVYHHTFFEMLGNWSFGDYFKEEACGMAWELLTQIYEIPKEHLYITYFGGDASLGLSPDEETRDIWLSLGVPPSHVLPFPLRENFWEMGETGPCGPCTEIHYDHVGGGRHAAGLVNQDSPDVVEIWNLVFMQYSRETDGSLRPLPQHHVDTGMGLERLVTVLQSKRSNYDTDLFTPILDAIHKGCGGPGYQGLVGEADVGSVNMAYRVVTDHVRTLSVCIADGVYPGMSGAELVLRRILRRAVRFCSEVLHAPPGFLASLVPAVVEILGDTYPELRKNTDQIMNIINDNEAAFLSSLLRGRRIIDRTLQQMGPSKLFPVEVAWSLYGNLGFPLDLIGLMIEEKGIQLDWAALDQLAQEDAKRKARTQQAEQLEGSGVRLDVHSLAQLQRDGVPATDDSPKYAYTLGQDGRYAFSPCKATVLMLYKDQSLQKEVGAGQRCGVLLDRTSFYAEQGGQAHDRGYLVRLGQEDVLFPVESVQLSGGYVIHEVTAPETLQAGDQVLLFVDEAQRLACMVNHTATHLLSFALRHELGDQTEQRGSHVTAEQLRFDFITQAPVTTQQLQEVEGVIQEVVDQNEIVYMAEVPLALASGIQGLRTMDEVYPDPVRVVSVGVPIESALMPNSQAAMQTSVELCCGTHLLQTGAVQDLTITSERQLVKGISRIIVVTREQAKLAREVGQSLAKEVDSLSARVKQGSSSLPEVQSLSKEVGHLTEEVGSTVMPQWQRRELQAILKALQRAANTAIRKLEIRQAAEKAQGLLEKHSKQPVIIDTISSDSLSILMKVVNQLCDKSPGASVLLLSPQASGEVLCACQVSKTALPTFSAADWALAVCTHMGGNAGGSGIVAKGTGNTKDLQGALTAALEFARSRL, encoded by the exons ATGGCGGCGGCGGCAGTAGGCCATATGCGGGGGCTACTCCGGCTCCCTCCGGGTTGGCGCTGCGGCTCCTGCCGGGCTCGCTCCGCCGCTGCCTGCCCCCCGGCCGGGCAGGTCCGCCAGGCCTTTCTCCGCTTTTTCCAGGAGCAGCACGGACACCGGCTGGTGCCCTCGGCCCCGGTGCGGCCCCGCGGGGACCCTGGGCTCCTCTTCGTCAACGCGGGCATGAACCAG TTCAAGCCCATTTTGCTGGGCACAGCACATCCCCGAAGTGAACTGGCACAGTACCAGCGTGTGGTGAACAGCCAGAAATGCGTTCGCGCTGGTGGGAAGCACAATGATTTGGATGATGTGGGCCGAGATGTTTACCACCACACCttctttgagatgctggggaacTGGTCCTTTGGGGATTACTTCAAA GAGGAAGCATGTGGCATGGCATGGGAGCTCCTAACACAGATCTATGAGATCCCAAAAGAGCATCTCTACATTACCTATTTTGGAGGAGATGCCTCACTGGGTTTGAGCCCAGATGAGGAAACCAGGGACATATGGCTCAGCCTAGG GGTGCCTCCCAGTCACGTGCTTCCTTTCCCACTGAGGGAAAACTTCTGGGAGATGGGTGAGACGGGCCCTTGCGGCCCCTGCACCGAGATCCACTACGACCATGTGGGTGGCGGCAGGCACGCGGCAGGACTGGTGAACCAGGACAGCCCTGATGTGGTGGAGATCTGGAACCTGGTCTTCATGCAATACAGCAG AGAGACTGATGGGAGTCTGCGTCCATTGCCCCAGCACCACGTGGACACGGGGATGGGCCTAGAAAGGCTGGTGACGGTTCTGCAGAGCAAACGTTCCAACTACGACACAGACCTCTTCACCCCCATCCTGGATGCCATCCATAAG GGCTGCGGGGGGCCTGGGTACCAGGGCCTAGTGGGGGAGGCCGATGTCGGGTCCGTGAACATGGCCTACCGTGTGGTGACTGATCACGTGCGCACCCTGTCTGTGTGCATTGCCGACGGCGTGTATCCCGGCATGTCCGGGGCCGA GCTGGTGCTGCGCCGCATCCTGCGCAGGGCTGTCCGGTTTTGCTCTGAAGTTCTCCACGCTCCGCCTGGGTTCCTGGCCAGCTTGGTTCCTGCCGTGGTGGAGATTCTG GGAGATACCTATCCGGAGCTGAGGAAGAATACAGATCAG aTTATGAATATTATCAATGACAATGAGGCTGcatttctctcttccctcctgcgGGGGCGACGTATCATTGACAGGACTCTGCAGCAGATGGGTCCCTCCAAGCTCTTCCCAG TGGAGGTGGCCTGGTCTCTCTATGGAAACTTGGGGTTCCCCCTAGATTTGATTGGCTTGATGATTGAAGAAAAGGGGATCCAATTGGACTGGGCAGCTTTGGACCAGCTAGCCCAGGAAGATGCTAAG CGGAAAGCTCGGACCCAGCAGGCAGAACAACTGGAAGGCTCCGGCGTGCGATTGGATGTGCATTCACTGGCTCAGCTGCAGAGGGACGGTGTGCCTGCTACTGACGACTCGCCAAAATACGCCTACACACTCGGGCAGGACGGGAGATATG CGTTTAGCCCGTGCAAGGCCACCGTCTTGATGCTATACAAAGATCAGTCTCTTCAGAAGGAGGTTGGAGCAGGCCAGCGCTGCGGAGTCCTCCTGGACAGGACCAGCTTCTATGCAGAACAGGGAGGGCAGGCACATGATCGGGGCTACCTGGTGCGCCTGGGACAAGAA GACGTACTCTTCCCGGTGGAGTCAGTTCAGCTCTCCGGTGGCTACGTGATCCATGAGGTCACAGCCCCCGAGACCCTGCAGGCTGGGGATCAAGTGCTACTCTTTGTGGATGAG GCTCAGCGGCTGGCCTGCATGGTGAACCACACCGCCACCCATCTGCTGAGCTTTGCGCTCCGCCATGAACTAGGAGACCAGACAGAACAGCGAGGGTCCCACGTGACTGCTGAGCAGCTGCGATTCGACTTCATTACCCAG GCCCCAGTGACCAcgcagcagctgcaggaagtaGAAGGTGTGATCCAGGAAGTGGTTGACCAGAATGAAATTGTCTATATGGCGGAAGTCCCCCTGGCTCTGGCAAGTGGCATTCAGGGACTCCGGACCATGGATGAG GTGTATCCAGATCCGGTGAGGGTGGTATCCGTGGGGGTCCCCATAGAAAGTGCACTGATGCCCAACTCTCAGGCTGCGATGCAGACTTCTGTGGAGCTGTGCTGTGGGAC GCACTTACTGCAGACAGGAGCTGTGCAGGATCTGACCATCACCTCCGAGCGTCAGCTGGTTAAAGGGATCAGTCGCATCATCGTGGTGACCAGGGAGCAAGCCAAGCTG GCCCGGGAAGTAGGCCAGTCCTTGGCTAAAGAAGTGGACTCGCTCTCTGCACGGGTGAAACAGGGAAGCTCTTCCCTTCCTGAGGTGCAGAGCCTCTCCAAGGAGGTGGGCCACCTGACTGAA GAGGTGGGCAGCACTGTGATGCctcagtggcagagaagggaactGCAGGCCATTCTCAAAGCCCTGCAGAGagcagcaaacacagcaattcGAAAACTAGAAATCAGACAG GCTGCAGAGAAGGCGCAAGGCCTGCTGGAGAAGCATTCCAAGCAGCCAGTCATCATCGATACCATCTCGTCCGACTCACTCTCA ATCCTCATGAAGGTGGTGAACCAGCTTTGTGACAAGTCTCCTGGGGCTTCAGTGTTGCTGCTCAGCCCGCAGGCGTCCGGCGAGGTGCTCTGTGCCTGTCAGGTGTCCAAG ACTGCCCTGCCCACGTTTTCCGCAGCGGACTGGGCCCTGGCTGTCTGTACTCACATGGGAGGCAACGCAGGGGGCTCTGGCATTGTCGCCAAGGGTACTGGGAACACCAAGGACCTTCAGGGGGCCCTGACTGCTGCACTGGAGTTTGCCCGGAGTAGATTGTGA